The following coding sequences lie in one Arachis ipaensis cultivar K30076 chromosome B03, Araip1.1, whole genome shotgun sequence genomic window:
- the LOC107632113 gene encoding zinc finger CCCH domain-containing protein 17, translating into MVAQHPQPQPQPQPQQPPSSAQDEALKRNTDCVYFLASPLTCKKGNECEYRHSEYARVNPRDCWYWLNGNCLNPKCAFRHPPLDGLLGSPAATAAGPSVPSSQIPATPAAPAAPYNSTKQAVPCIFFQKGLCLKGDRCAFLHGPNPTAGNKAVNQVPVSNQGTETPSLKKPFGSRDKNAQERRSSQGNIPKLVGGLEIKPSLKVETAPQRNNFELVKEKHVAPPPAGFDDEASRFKMRSISPVANGPTAARSNRLHQVRMPDDNSFHNGKDSDEFLRESSPGFDVLVADELRNSDYYHGEDEFGNARGPDERNLDSLNDYDLGHSADYGLARDIDQERFRVPQSYDSYDHMQEPYAWEQHRKAPGHLERRSHRRSDSPDNVEVSDLRHRLSKRRRVNGLKSVVSNDFDSHGDQQSHQFSSRKDSHQLPLNDRFRGRIKLPASGADDNPERESDRGRIRSRLSTGRLPTPHQGRLQDRIKGRVQDDERRNFRERSIGREAMGDRSDFSGPKSLAELKNGRSSEYKEHQSLGKRKSLREQSQSEGDFQFDGPKPLSEILKEKRRVGAGVSSQSEIVHSSDDTAVTNTQNGALPEAKEGAKNHSLINEEETKLQDTDTAGREIDNNEGNRDQSYEDGMIYDEAAEEQEYEGDDQRDGEYDYEQVDEGEYDYEQVDEGENPEQEYMEDEDGDDFAKKIGVMTT; encoded by the exons ATGGTTGCTCAACACCCTCAGCCTCAGCCTCAGCCACAGCCACAGCAACCTCCTTCGTCTGCACAAGACGAGGCTTTGAAGAGGAACACCGATTGCGTCTACTTTCTCGCATCTCCTTTGACATGCAAAAAG GGAAATGAATGTGAGTACCGCCATAGTGAGTATGCTCGGGTAAATCCTAGAGATTGCTGGTATTGGTTGAATGGAAATTGCTTGAACCCCAAATGTGCTTTCCGTCATCCG CCACTTGATGGCTTGTTAGGTTCACCGGCAGCCACTGCTGCTGGGCCATCTGTTCCCTCGTCACAGATTCCAGCGACGCCTGCAGCACCTGCAGCGCCTTATAATTCTACTAAACAAGCTGTCCCTTGTATTTTCTTTCAGAAGGGTCTTTGCTTAAAAGGTGACAGATGTGCTTTCTTGCATGGGCCAAATCCTACTGCTGGTAACAAAGCTGTTAATCAGGTCCCAGTGTCTAACCAGGGAACTGAGACTCCAAGTCTTAAGAAGCCATTTGGCAGCAGAGATAAAAATGCACAAGAAAGGAGAAGCTCCCAAGGAAACATTCCAAAATTAGTTGGAGGTCTTGAAATTAAACCTTCCCTAAAGGTCGAAACTGCTCCACAAAGAAATAATTTTGAATTGGTGAAGGAGAAGCATGTGGCACCACCACCTGCAGGATTTGATGATGAGGCTTCAAGATTTAAAATGAGAAGTATTTCCCCAGTGGCTAACGGGCCTACTGCTGCCCGTTCAAATCGACTGCATCAAGTCCGTATGCCAGATGATAATAGTTTCCACAATGGTAAGGACAGTGATGAATTCCTCAGAGAATCCTCTCCTGGATTCGATGTTCTTGTGGCTGACGAGCTTAGAAATTCTGATTACTATCATGGGGAAGATGAATTTGGTAATGCAAGAGGTCCAGATGAAAGGAACTTGGATTCTTTGAATGATTATGACTTGGGGCATTCTGCTGATTATGGTTTAGCGCGTGATATTGATCAAGAAAGATTTCGTGTTCCTCAATCCTACGACTCATATGATCACATGCAGGAGCCATACGCTTGGGAGCAGCATAGAAAGGCCCCGGGCCATTTAGAAAGGAGGTCTCACCGCAGATCTGATAGTCCTGACAATGTAGAGGTCTCAGATCTCCGACATCGTTTATCTAAGCGCAGGAGGGTTAACGGTTTGAAATCTGTTGTCTCTAATGACTTTGACAGCCATGGTGATCAACAAAGTCACCAGTTCTCCTCTAGGAAGGATTCGCATCAGTTACCTTTGAATGATCGCTTCCGAGGCAGAATAAAACTTCCAGCAAGTGGTGCCGATGATAACCCAGAGAGGGAATCAGACAGAGGAAGAATTAGGAGCAGATTGTCAACTGGAAGGTTGCCAACCCCGCACCAAGGAAGGCTCCAAGACAGAATTAAAGGAAGGGTGCAGGATGATGAGAGGAGAAATTTCAGGGAACGATCAATAGGGAGAGAAGCAATGGGGGACAGAAGTGATTTTTCCGGACCTAAAAGCCTTGCTGAACTTAAGAATGGGAGGAGCTCTGAGTATAAGGAGCATCAATCACTGGGAAAGAGGAAGAGTCTAAGGGAACAGTCACAATCAGAAGGTGATTTTCAGTTTGATGGTCCAAAACCTCTGAGTGAAATTctgaaggagaagagaagagtTGGAGCTGGTGTATCCTCACAGAGTGAAATTGTTCATAGCTCTGATGATACAGCTGTCACAAACACGCAAAATGGAGCATTGCCTGAGGCCAAGGAAGGTGCCAAGAACCACTCACTAATTAATGAAGAAGAAACCAAGCTTCAGGACACTGATACAGCTGGAAGGGAGATAGATAATAATGAGGGAAATCGTGATCAGTCGTATGAGGATGGAATGATCTATGATGAAGCTGCAGAGGAACAGGAGTATGAAGGCGATGATCAGAGGGATGGAGAGTATGATTATGAGCAAGTTGACGAGGGGGAATATGATTATGAACAAGTTGATGAGGGAGAAAATCCAGAGCAAGAATACATGGAGGATGAAGATGGGGATGACTTTGCTAAGAAGATTGGTGTGATGACTACATAA
- the LOC107632112 gene encoding tobamovirus multiplication protein 3, with amino-acid sequence MVARGVPAEVATTAVFSVAAALNLTKSSLSSSSNWWHDINASSVWQDRIFHILAVLYGIVGAVALVQLVRIQLRVPEYGWTTQKVFHFLNFLVNGVRCLVFVFRRNVQKFQPEIVQHILLDMPSLAFFTTYALLVLFWAEIYYQARAVSTDGLRPSFYSINAVVYVIQLALWLLLWWKPIRVLLILSKVFFAGVSLFAALGFLLYGGRLFLMLQRFPVESKGRRKKLQEVGYVTTICFSCFLVRCVMMCFDAFDEDADLDVLYHPILNFIYYLLVEILPSSLVLFILRKLPPKRGITQYHPIR; translated from the exons ATGGTGGCCAGAGGCGTGCCGGCGGAGGTGGCGACCACGGCGGTGTTCTCGGTGGCCGCCGCCCTTAACCTGACCAAATCGTCGTTGTCGTCGTCGTCGAACTGGTGGCACGACATCAACGCATCCTCTGTCTGGCAGGATCGTATATTCCACATCCTCGCCGTCCTCTACGGCATCGTAGGCGCCGTCGCGCTG GTTCAACTCGTTCGGATACAATTGAGGGTGCCGGAATATGGATGGACGACGCAGAAGGTCTTTCACTTTCTCAATTTTTTGGTGAATGGGG TTCGATGTTTAGTTTTCGTCTTCCGTCGGAATGTGCAGAAGTTTCAGCCAGAG ATTGTTCAACATATCTTGCTAGACATGCCAAGTCTTGCTTTCTTCACAACTTATGCACTTTTAGTTCTCTTCTGGGCGGAAATTTATTACCAG GCACGTGCAGTATCTACTGATGGACTCAGACCAAGTTTCTATTCAATTAATGCTGTAGTTTACGTTATTCAG CTTGCTTTATGGTTGTTATTATGGTGGAAACCTATTAGGGTGCTGCTCATCCTGTCTAAGGTGTTCTTTGCAG GAGTCTCATTGTTTGCAGCCCTTGGCTTTCTTCTCTATGGTGGAAG ACTATTCTTGATGCTGCAACGCTTTCCTGTTGAATCCAAAGGTCGACGGAAGAAGCTGCAAGAG GTTGGCTATGTGACCACAATATGTTTTTCATGTTTCCTTGTCAGATGTGTTATG ATGTGCTTTGATGCATTTGACGAAGATGCTGACCTTGATGTCCTGTACCATCCCATCCTAAACTTCATCTATTACTTG TTGGTGGAAATATTACCTTCTTCCTTGGTCCTTTTCATTTTGAGGAAGTTGCCACCCAAGCGTGGTATCACACAGTACCACCCAATTCGTTGA